Proteins encoded by one window of Flavobacterium sp. N502540:
- a CDS encoding nitroreductase family protein, translated as MNLIENLKWRYATKAYNNIKVTEEKVDQILEAINLSASSCGLQSYRVFVISNLEIQKKLGADSYNAQIHSCSHLLVFAAFTDISPTYIDNYIAMTEKQRGLDAGALSGFRNGLHSYFSDINAEQKALWAAKQAYIALGTALIAAAELKVDATPIEGFNASIIDEVLGLKEKGLHSAVILALGYRDLEKDYMATMKKVRLPINEMITKVY; from the coding sequence ATGAATTTGATAGAAAATTTAAAATGGCGCTACGCCACAAAAGCTTACAATAACATTAAAGTAACAGAAGAGAAAGTCGATCAGATCTTAGAGGCTATAAATCTTTCAGCATCTTCTTGTGGTCTACAATCTTACCGTGTCTTTGTTATAAGCAACCTGGAAATCCAAAAAAAATTAGGTGCTGATTCGTATAATGCACAGATTCACTCTTGCTCTCATTTGTTGGTTTTTGCTGCATTCACTGACATATCTCCGACTTACATTGACAATTACATAGCAATGACAGAAAAGCAAAGAGGTCTTGATGCTGGTGCCTTATCAGGATTTAGAAATGGATTGCATTCCTATTTTAGCGATATCAACGCAGAGCAAAAAGCACTTTGGGCTGCCAAACAAGCTTATATTGCACTAGGAACAGCACTTATTGCCGCGGCAGAATTGAAAGTGGATGCCACTCCTATCGAAGGATTTAATGCTTCTATTATCGATGAAGTTTTGGGTTTGAAAGAGAAAGGGCTGCATTCCGCAGTTATACTTGCATTAGGATACCGTGATTTGGAAAAAGACTACATGGCAACTATGAAAAAAGTTCGCTTGCCTATAAATGAAATGATAACGAAAGTTTATTAA
- a CDS encoding NAD(P)/FAD-dependent oxidoreductase — protein sequence MATEKTDILIIGGGIAGCIAAISLTDTYQVTLVDKLPKPTERIGESLAPASQRILRQLDLLEGLENQVDILYRKSVGMQSYWGSDQVHLVDDLRNPDGFVKNLDRQAFEAYLRSVAETRGVHCLWGSKLQSSSYENSRWQVQLRASDTSLHTSTISASFVIDASGRQSHFAQSLGIKRQVEDKLIACWVTLPNTRTNVMSTISARENGWWYSTVVPHGKRVVAFHTDADLVAKNELKTTDSFLELAKKNTVILSLLNEHENDITFKGSVAANSTKLKQVAGQRWVALGDAALSFDPLSSQGMYNAMASAMQLQTLLLQYGFGETLQKRYTEQTEQIWSHYLKHKSIFYQAETRWRTAAFWDRRL from the coding sequence TTGGCAACAGAAAAAACAGATATATTAATTATAGGTGGCGGCATTGCAGGTTGTATTGCCGCCATTTCCTTGACAGATACTTATCAGGTAACATTAGTTGATAAACTTCCTAAACCCACTGAGCGCATTGGAGAATCTTTAGCTCCCGCTTCGCAACGCATTTTAAGACAATTGGATTTATTGGAGGGCTTGGAAAACCAAGTAGACATTTTGTACCGTAAAAGCGTAGGTATGCAGTCCTATTGGGGAAGCGACCAGGTGCATTTAGTAGACGATTTAAGAAATCCTGATGGTTTTGTTAAAAATTTGGACCGACAAGCTTTTGAAGCCTATTTGAGAAGTGTTGCAGAAACTAGAGGCGTACATTGTTTGTGGGGTTCTAAACTGCAAAGTAGTTCTTATGAAAATTCTCGTTGGCAGGTGCAATTAAGAGCTAGTGATACCTCTTTACATACTTCAACGATTTCTGCATCTTTTGTCATTGATGCTAGTGGGCGTCAATCGCATTTTGCACAGAGCCTGGGTATTAAGCGACAAGTCGAAGATAAATTGATTGCCTGTTGGGTTACTTTACCTAATACCCGAACCAATGTCATGAGTACTATTTCAGCTAGAGAAAATGGTTGGTGGTATAGTACTGTTGTTCCTCATGGCAAAAGGGTAGTGGCTTTTCATACCGATGCTGATTTAGTGGCTAAAAACGAACTTAAAACTACTGACTCATTTTTGGAACTGGCAAAAAAAAATACGGTTATTTTATCTTTACTAAACGAACATGAAAATGATATTACCTTTAAAGGTTCAGTTGCTGCTAATTCAACTAAATTAAAACAAGTAGCCGGGCAACGATGGGTTGCTTTAGGAGATGCAGCACTAAGTTTCGATCCGCTATCTTCGCAAGGTATGTACAATGCAATGGCTAGTGCCATGCAATTACAAACTTTACTATTACAGTACGGGTTTGGTGAAACACTTCAAAAAAGGTATACAGAACAAACAGAACAAATTTGGAGTCATTACCTAAAACACAAAAGTATTTTTTACCAGGCGGAAACCAGGTGGAGAACAGCTGCTTTTTGGGACAGACGGTTGTGA
- a CDS encoding DUF1852 domain-containing protein, whose protein sequence is MKANIQEDRGINEKQDIENTQNTIKNDFAFTLKSTCLDENYHPSSQTRVTTNFANLARGVNRQQNLRNALNMINNRFNALAHLDNPKADRYRVELEIITVTMSIDDKNSINNLPLIEVLKTNIFDHKTGQRIEGIAGNNFSSYVRDYDFSILLIEHNKNKSNFCIPENFGDLHGKLYKCFVSSATYKEHFKMSPIICLSVSSNKTYTRTEYQHPVLGFEYLQDQYSITDEYFSKMGLKVRFFMPPNSVAPMAFYHSGDLLADYTDLGLISSISTMEAFQKIYRPEIYNANSVAGKIYQPSIKHEDYSLTRVVYDREERSRLAVEQGKYAEEHFIKPYKSLLEQWSANFTL, encoded by the coding sequence ATGAAAGCGAACATACAAGAAGATAGGGGAATAAACGAAAAGCAGGATATTGAAAACACCCAGAATACAATCAAGAATGATTTTGCATTCACACTAAAGAGCACTTGTTTAGATGAAAACTATCACCCCTCAAGTCAAACGCGTGTGACAACCAATTTTGCAAACTTGGCTAGAGGAGTTAATCGCCAGCAAAACTTACGTAATGCCTTAAATATGATTAACAATCGATTCAATGCATTGGCTCATTTGGATAATCCAAAAGCCGATCGTTATCGTGTAGAACTTGAAATCATCACAGTAACGATGAGTATTGATGATAAGAATAGTATTAACAATCTGCCGTTGATTGAAGTTTTAAAAACGAATATTTTTGACCACAAGACTGGCCAGCGTATCGAAGGTATTGCCGGAAATAATTTTTCTTCTTATGTTCGTGATTATGATTTCAGTATTTTATTGATCGAGCACAATAAAAATAAATCTAATTTTTGTATTCCTGAAAACTTTGGTGATTTGCACGGAAAACTTTATAAGTGTTTTGTGAGTTCAGCCACTTATAAAGAGCACTTTAAAATGTCACCGATCATTTGTCTAAGTGTATCAAGCAACAAAACTTATACCCGCACTGAGTATCAGCATCCGGTTTTGGGTTTTGAGTATCTGCAGGATCAGTATTCAATCACGGATGAATATTTCTCTAAAATGGGCTTAAAGGTTCGTTTTTTCATGCCTCCGAATAGTGTTGCACCGATGGCTTTTTATCATTCCGGAGATCTACTTGCTGATTATACTGATCTTGGACTAATCAGCTCAATCAGCACGATGGAGGCTTTCCAGAAGATTTATCGCCCTGAAATTTACAATGCAAATTCAGTGGCAGGGAAAATCTATCAACCTAGTATTAAACACGAAGATTATTCACTGACTCGCGTGGTTTATGATCGCGAAGAGCGCAGCCGACTGGCAGTTGAACAGGGTAAATATGCAGAAGAGCATTTCATTAAGCCTTACAAAAGTCTCCTGGAACAATGGTCTGCTAATTTTACGCTTTAA
- a CDS encoding GNAT family N-acetyltransferase, whose product MISIKELNKDKLDDFFQYLNIHLSENGQKGTALFQPLSKQQSTLSNEWKAKFEDGMNEKAGWRKIWIAINEEEKIVGHIDIRSQNQSNAEHRVLLGMGVDSNFRNLKIGQNLLEFIIDYCKDNRKISWIDLQVLTNNIPATKLYKKMNFEELSITKDMFRIDTISYDYTSMTLNVEN is encoded by the coding sequence ATGATTTCAATTAAAGAGCTAAATAAAGACAAACTTGATGACTTTTTTCAATACTTGAACATTCATCTTTCTGAAAATGGACAGAAAGGAACAGCACTTTTCCAGCCACTTTCTAAACAGCAATCTACACTTTCGAACGAATGGAAGGCAAAGTTTGAGGACGGAATGAATGAAAAGGCTGGATGGAGAAAAATCTGGATAGCAATAAATGAAGAAGAAAAAATTGTAGGACACATTGACATCCGTTCTCAAAATCAGTCAAATGCAGAACATAGAGTTCTACTTGGAATGGGTGTTGACAGTAATTTTAGAAATTTGAAAATTGGTCAAAATTTGTTAGAATTCATTATTGATTATTGTAAAGATAATCGCAAAATTAGCTGGATTGATTTGCAAGTTTTGACAAATAATATTCCAGCAACCAAACTTTACAAAAAAATGAATTTTGAGGAATTGAGCATAACAAAGGATATGTTTAGAATCGATACTATTTCTTATGATTATACTTCTATGACTCTAAATGTTGAAAATTAA